The following are encoded in a window of Sminthopsis crassicaudata isolate SCR6 chromosome 3, ASM4859323v1, whole genome shotgun sequence genomic DNA:
- the LOC141562361 gene encoding E3 ubiquitin-protein ligase TRIM21-like: MAAAAVEMMQQLQNQITCPICWKYFCEPVTIGCGHSFCRACLPSSAATAFSCPECRQVSQVRELPLCINGRLLELTELGKQLSSQLLQSAEGQRRCATHQQVLEFFCEDDRTLLCVRCCQTPEHGAHRHCPVEEAAPNVRKKLQHLQSCLEKHFEEAKKLLASPRPLVNWHKMITEEYYKMYNLHLFKECPFARIEEEERSEKDRLSQQMRTLQDLMLDLQEAEGQANVDLLRDVKQLLERSESVLSQRAKALIPELRVCPVPGMIEMLNRFRVHIRLDPASASPCLIVAEDLRSVRAGEGWQVDTHPDDDGHLHMVLAEQAFSSGRQYWEVDVTGLPQWMLGIHTPCLKRQSGGSKTHCPSVFFLRCVRKEEDYFLQSYPGSLDHRLKSPIPREQSLLP, translated from the exons atggctgctgctgctgtggaaATGATGCAGCAATTGCAGAACCAGATCACGTGTCCCATCTGTTGGAAGTACTTCTGTGAGCCAGTCACCATCGGGTGTGGGCACAGCTTTTGCCGAGCATGTCTCCCAAGCTCAGCAGCTACAGCTTTCTCTTGCCCTGAATGCAGGcaagtgtctcaggtcagagAATTACCTTTATGTATCAATGGGCGCCTGCTAGAGCTGACTGAACTGGGGAAACAGCTCAGCTCCCAGCTGTTGCAGAGTGCTGAAGGACAGAGGCGCTGTGCCACTCACCAGCAAGTCTTGGAGTTCTTCTGTGAAGACGACCGGACATTGCTCTGTGTCAGATGTTGCCAAACCCCAGAGCACGGGGCTCACAGGCACTGTCCTGTAGAAGAAGCTGCTCCCAATGTCAGGAAGAAGCTGCAGCACCTTCAAAGTTGCTTGGAGAAGCATTTTGAGGAAGCAAAGAAACTTCTTGCTAGTCCCAGACCTCTTGTGAACTGGCACAAGATGATTACAGAAGAATACTACAAAATGTACAACCTGCACTTATTCAAGGAATGCCCTTTTGCTaggattgaggaagaagaaagaagtgagaaGGACAGACTTTCCCAGCAAATGAGAACCCTTCAGGACCTCATGCTAGATCTCCAGGAAGCAGAGGGCCAAGCCAATGTGGATCTGCTCCGGGATGTCAAGCAGTTGCTGGAAAGGAGCGAGTCAGTGTTGTCCCAAAGGGCCAAGGCGCTCATCCCGGAGCTCAGAGTGTGTCCCGTCCCTGGCATGATAGAGATGCTCAACCGCTTCAGAGTGCACATCAGGTTGGATCCTGCATCAGCCAGTCCTTGCCTGATTGTGGCTGAGGATCTGAGGAGTGTAAGAGCTGGAGAAGGCTGGCAGGTGGACACCCACCCTGATGATGACGGGCATCTTCACATGGTCCTTGCTGAGCAGGCCTTCAGCTCAGGGAGACAATACTGGGAGGTGGATGTGACAGGATTACCTCAGTGGATGCTGGGGATCCACACCCCCTGCTTGAAGAGACAAAGTGGTGGCAGCAAGACCCATTGTCCCTCTGTGTTCTTTCTGAGATGTGTCAGGAAGGAAGAGGATTACTTTTTGCAATCCTACCCTGGATCCCTGGACCACAGACTGAAAAGCCCTATTCCCAGG GAACAAAGCCTGCTCCCATGA
- the LOC141562360 gene encoding E3 ubiquitin-protein ligase TRIM58-like, which translates to MAAAAVEMLQQLQNQITCPICWKYFCEPVTIRCGHSFCRACLPSSAATAFSCPECRQVSQVRESPLCINGRLLELTELGKQLSSQLLQSAEGQRRCATHQQVLEFFCEDDQTLLYVRCCQTPEHRAHRHCPVEEAAPNVRKKLKHLQSCLEKHFEEAKKLLASPGPLVNWHKMITEEYYKMYNLHLFKECPFARIEEEERSEKDRLSQQMRTLQDLMLDLQEAEGQANVDLLRDVKQLLERSESVLSQRAKALIPELRVCPVPGMIEMLNRFRVHIRLDPASASPCLIVAEDLRSVRAGEGWPVDTHPGDDGHLHMVLAEQAFSSGRQYWEVDVTGLPQWMLGIHTPCLKRQSGGSKTHCPSVFFEQSLLP; encoded by the exons atggctgctgctgctgtggaaATGCTGCAACAATTGCAGAACCAGATCACGTGTCCCATCTGTTGGAAGTACTTCTGTGAGCCAGTCACCATCAGGTGTGGGCACAGCTTTTGCCGAGCATGTCTCCCAAGCTCAGCAGCTACAGCTTTCTCTTGCCCTGAATGCAGGcaagtgtctcaggtcagagAATCACCTTTGTGTATCAATGGGCGCCTGCTAGAGCTGACTGAACTGGGGAAACAGCTCAGCTCCCAGCTGTTGCAGAGTGCTGAAGGACAGAGGCGCTGTGCCACTCACCAGCAAGTCTTGGAGTTCTTCTGTGAAGACGACCAGACGTTGCTCTATGTCAGATGTTGCCAAACCCCAGAGCACAGGGCTCACAGGCACTGTCCTGTAGAAGAAGCTGCTCCCAATGTCAGGAAGAAGCTGAAGCACCTTCAAAGTTGCTTGGAGAAGCACTTTGAGGAAGCAAAGAAACTTCTTGCTAGTCCCGGACCTCTTGTGAACTGGCACAAGATGATTACAGAAGAATACTACAAAATGTACAACCTGCACTTATTCAAGGAATGCCCTTTTGCTaggattgaggaagaagaaagaagtgagaaGGACAGACTTTCCCAGCAAATGAGAACCCTTCAGGACCTCATGCTAGATCTCCAGGAAGCAGAGGGCCAAGCCAATGTGGATCTGCTCCGGGATGTCAAGCAGTTGCTGGAAAGGAGCGAGTCAGTGTTGTCCCAAAGGGCCAAGGCACTCATCCCGGAGCTCAGAGTGTGTCCCGTCCCTGGCATGATAGAGATGCTCAACCGCTTCAGAGTGCACATCAGGTTGGATCCTGCATCAGCCAGTCCTTGCCTGATTGTGGCTGAGGATCTGAGGAGTGTAAGAGCTGGAGAAGGCTGGCCGGTGGACACCCACCCTGGTGATGACGGGCATCTTCACATGGTCCTTGCTGAGCAGGCCTTCAGCTCAGGGAGACAATACTGGGAGGTGGATGTGACAGGATTACCTCAGTGGATGCTGGGGATCCACACCCCCTGCTTGAAGAGACAAAGTGGTGGCAGCAAGACCCATTGTCCCTCTGTGTTCTTT GAACAAAGCCTGCTCCCATGA
- the LOC141562362 gene encoding E3 ubiquitin-protein ligase TRIM58-like, with amino-acid sequence MAAAAVEMLQQLQNQITCPICWKYFCEPVTIGCGHSFCRACLPSTAVTAFSCPECRQVSQVRGFPLVNGSLAELTKLGTQLRSQLLQSTGGQRRCAIHKEVLEYFCEDDQTVLCLRCCQAPEHGAHRHCPVEEAVSNSRKKMQHLQSCLQKYFKETKKLLVKEKKPVIDWEKMISREYRERDSLMRDELYHYLERMDQENKNKKETLSQESSTLQDLMLDLQEADSQPNLDLLRDVKELLERSKSALSQRAKALIPEVRVCPIFGMLETLNQFRVDIRLDPASASPCLIVAEDLKSVRAGEGWQVDSPHGDDSDLPMVLAEQAFSSGIQYWEVDEQSLLT; translated from the exons atggctgctgctgctgtggaaATGCTGCAACAATTGCAGAACCAGATCACGTGTCCCATCTGTTGGAAGTACTTCTGTGAGCCAGTCACCATCGGGTGTGGGCACAGCTTTTGCCGAGCATGTCTCCCAAGCACAGCAGTTACAGCTTTCTCTTGCCCTGAATGCAGGcaagtgtctcaggtcagagGCTTCCCATTAGTCAATGGGAGCCTAGCAGAACTGACTAAACTGGGCACACAGCTCAGGTCCCAGCTGTTACAGAGTACTGGAGGACAGAGGCGATGTGCCATTCACAAAGAAGTCTTGGAGTACTTTTGTGAAGACGACCAGACCGTGCTCTGTCTAAGATGTTGTCAAGCCCCAGAGCATGGGGCTCACAGGCACTGTCCTGTAGAAGAAGCTGTGTCCAATTCCAGGAAGAAGATGCAACACCTGCAAAGTTGCTTGCAGAAGTACtttaaggaaactaagaaacTTCTTGTTAAGGAAAAGAAACCTGTTATTGACTGGGAGAAGATGATCAGCAGAGAATACCGGGAACGGGATTCCCTCATGCGGGATGAGTTATATCATTATCTGGAAAGGATGGATCaagaaaataagaacaagaagGAGACACTATCCCAGGAAAGCAGCACCCTTCAGGACCTCATGCTAGATCTACAGGAAGCAGACTCCCAACCCAATCTGGATCTGCTCCGGGATGTCAAGGAGTTGCTGGAAAGGAGCAAGTCAGCATTGTCCCAAAGGGCCAAGGCTCTCATCCCAGAGGTGAGAGTGTGTCCTATCTTTGGCATGCTAGAGACCCTCAACCAATTCAGAGTGGACATCAGGTTGGATCCTGCATCAGCCAGTCCCTGCCTGATTGTGGCTGAGGATCTGAAGAGTGTAAGAGCTGGAGAAGGCTGGCAGGTAGACAGCCCACATGGTGATGACTCTGATCTTCCCATGGTCCTTGCTGAGCAGGCCTTCTCCTCAGGCATACAGTACTGGGAGGTGGAT GAACAAAGCCTGCTCACATGA